Genomic segment of Sphingomonas sp. KRR8:
CGGCTCACGGCGAATGGTCGGGGCCGGCTCTTCATCGATCTTGCCGGCGCCGCGCGCGATGTTGCTCATCCGCTCGAACAGCGTGCCGCTGTCGCGCTGGAGCTTGGGCCGGGCGGGCTCCTCCACTTCGGCGGCGGGCGGCGGAACCGGCGGGGCTCCGACCGGCGATGTCAGGATGTCGTCGCTGTCGAGCAGCAACTCGTCCGAATCCTCGTCGGCGCCCAGGTCGAGCGGCTCGACCGAGGCCTGGGGCGCGGCGGCCGGAGCGGGCGTGGCGGCCGGCGCAGCGGCGGTGGCGCTGGCGTTCCGGCCGGCACCGGGGAAGCTGAACACCTTGGTCGGCGCCGTGCTGCTGGTGGTGGTCGAGGTCGTGGTCGGCTTGGACGCCTCCTCCGCCTCGATCCCGGTGGCGACCACCGAGACCCGGATCTTGCCGTCCAGATCGTTGTTGAAGGCCGAGCCCCAGATGATGTTGGCGTCGGCGTCGACCAGTTCCTTGATGTGGCTGGCGGCCTCGTCGACTTCCATCAGGCGCATGTCCTCGCCGCCGACGATCGACACGATGACGCCTTTGGCGCCCTTCATGCTGACGCCGTCCAGCAGCGGGTTGCTGATCGCCTTCTCGGCCGCCTCGATGGCGCGATTCTCGCCCGACGCTTCGCCGGTGCCCATCATCGCCTTGCCCATTTCGCCCATCACCGCACGAACGTCGGCGAAGTCGAGGTTGATGAGGCCCGGCATGACCATCAGGTCGGTGATCCCGCGGACGCCCTGCTGCAGCACCTCGTCCGCCATTTCGAACGCTTCCTTGAAGGTCGTGTCCGAGTTGGCGAGGCGGAACAAATTCTGGTTCGGGATGACGATCAGCGTGTCGACATGGGCCTGCAGCTCATTGATGCCGGCCTCCGCTGCACGGGCGCGGCGCGCACCTTCGAACGCGAACGGCTTGGTTACCACGCCAACGGTAAGGATGCCGCGGTCGCGCGCTGCCTTGGCGATGACCGGCGCCGCACCGGTACCGGTGCCGCCGCCCATGCCGGCCGCGATGAAGCACATGTGCGCGCCCTCGAGCAGGCGGTCGAGCTCGTCGAGCGTTTCTTCAGCCGCGGCCCGGCCGATCTCCGGCCGTGATCCCGCCCCCAGGCCCTGCGTGATCTTCGGCCCCAGCTGCACCCGGCGGTCGGCCAGGCTGTGGTTGAGCGCCTGCGCGTCCGTGTTGGCGACCAGGAAGTCGACACCCTGAACGTCGCGGCGGATCATGTTGGCGATGGCGTTGCCGCCCGCACCGCCGACGCCGATCACCGTGATCCGGGGACGAAGCTCGTCGACGGCCGGACGGATGAAGTCGATGCTCATTCGGATGTCCCCCAGTGGCGCTGCCTAGCGCGTTGAACCCTCAACCCGAATCTATGAATCGCCGGAGTCCCGCGCACAAGCGGAAAAGTTAACCAGTCCGACGAAAAGAAGGCGGAATGTGGCCGAACGGACTCAACCTGATTCAGAACGGCACAGGGTTCAGGCGGAATCGCCCTTCATCGCGGCGATCAGCCGGCTGAACATGCCCCCGCTCGCGGCCTTGCGGCGCTGCCCGACCTGCCCCAGCGCGATGTCGCGAATGTCGTTGGGCCCGCCGTGGCCGATCAGCGCCAGGCCCACCAGGGTCGAGAAGCCCGGCCCCGAATGCGCGTCGGGCAGGCCGGTGATCTGCTTGGGCCGCCCGACCCGAACCGCGCGGCCGAGCACGCCCTGCATGTAGTCGGCAATGTTCTTGAGCTCCGCGCCGCCGCCAGTCAGCACCACCTGCCGGCCGACCGGACCGGTGAAGCCCAGCTCCTTCAGGCTCTTCTCTATCTCGCCCGTGATCTCTTCGACCCGCTGGCGGATGACCGTCATCAACTGCGCGCGGCTGATGCGCATCGGCTCGGCGTGTTCGTCGCCGCCCTGCCCGCGCGCTTCGATCATCTCGTGATTGTCGCGCGGGGACGTCATCGCCGAGCCATGGAAGCACTTCATCCGCTCGGCATCACGGCGGCTGACCCCGAAGGCGCAGGCAATGTCGTCGGTGATGTCGCGCGCACCCAGCGGAATGGAACGAAGGCCGACCAGCATCCCGCCGGCGTGAAGCGATACGTTGGTCGTCTCGGCGCCCAGCTCGACCAGCGCCACACCCAGGTCGCGCTCCTCCTGGCTCAGCACCGCAAGGCCGGTGGCGACGGGAGCCGCGACGATCGCCTTCACGCCCAGGTGCGCCTGGCGAATGGTCAGGTCGACATTCCGAAGCGGACCGGCGTTGGCGGCAATGACGTTGATGTCGACGCCCATCCGCTCGGCATGCAGGCCAACCGGGTGCTTGACCCCTTGAACATCGTCCAGCGTGTAGAGCGCCGGATTGGCGTGGAGCACGATCTGCCCCTGCCGATCGACCGCCTGCCGCCCCGCGGCCAGCAGTTCCTCGACGTCCGACTGCTCGACCTGGTGACCGCCCAGCGACACCTCGACCATGGCAAGGTCACTGGTCAGCCCGCCGGCGCCGAAGCTGGCCCACACGTCGTCGATCGATTGCCCCGCCATCCGCTCAGCCTGCTCGACCGCCTCGCGCACCGCGACCTCGCTGGCCTCCATGTCGGTGATGAAGCCGCGCTTCACCCCCCGGCTCTCACGCTGCCCGGTGCCGAGCACGCGCAGCCGTCCGTCCGCGTCGCTGGTACAGATCAGCGCGGACACCTTGGACGAACCGATATCGAGGGCCCCGATCAGCGGGGTCGTTTGCGGGGCGGCCATCAGCTCGGCTGTTCCGGGGTTTTCTCAGGGGCGGGCAGCGGCTCGGGGAGGCGGACGATCATCTTGCCCGGTACGCGCAGGTCGAAGCGCTTGAACCCGCGGCCGAGCAGGCCCTGCGTGCGGTCCCGCTTGGCGAAGCGCTTGAGCGCGGTCGCCGCATCACCCGCCCCTTCCGGGAGCGCCAGCGTCTCGCCCGAGGTGAAGGCCAGGTCCCACCGCCGACCCCCGATCCAGGTCGCCGAGGCGAGCTGCGGCTTCAGGGTCGGCACGTCCTTCATCAGGTCGGCAAGCTCGGTCGAATGGGCGTTCGCGCCCTGGCCGATGATCAGCGGCAGGTCCGGCATCTTGTCGAGAGGGACCGGAGCCAGCACCACGCCTTCGGAATCGACCAGGCTCAACTGACCCTTGTTCTGCCACACGGCCGCCGGCTTGCGCTCGACGATGTCGATCACCAGCTGGTCGGGCAACCGCCGCGAGACGCGCGCATCGCGGACCCAGCCATATTGCATCAGCTGGTCGCGGATCGCGCTTGCGCTCACCAGTGCCTGCGCAGGCCGATCCTCCCGTTCCGACAGCTCGGCGGCGCGGTGAAGCTCGCCGGTCACCACCTCATCGACAAGCCGGCGATCCATCCGCTTGATGCCCACGATCTGATAGCCGGCGACGGAAAAACCCGCGGCCCCGGTCGCTTCGCCGGCCGCCCGGCCGATCCTCGCCGGCAGGTCGAGCGCGAAGCCGACCCCGACCAGCAACGCCGCGACGAACAGTCCGATGCCCCATCCGGCGAGCTTCCCGATCTCGCGCTTGGCCCTGGCCGACGCGGCGGCCTGGCGCGCGGGCTTGCGGCCGCCCTTGCGAGCCCCGTTCCCGCCACGCCGGACCGTCTGTGCGTTCATGGCAACGCCTCCGCGATCAGCCGCTCGACCAGCTCGCCATAGTCTATTCCGCGCTGCCGCGCCTGCTCGGGCACCAGGCTCAAGGGCGTCATCCCCGGCTGGGTGTTGACCTCCAGCACATAGACACCCGCCTCGCCTTGGGCATCGTCCCAGCGGAAGTCGGACCGGCTCGCGCCCTTGCAGCCGAGCGCCCGGTGAGCGGTCAGCGCCATGTCGAGCATGGATTGGGCAATCTCGTCGGGCACCTGGGCCGGGCAGACATGCTCGGTCAGCCCGTCGGTATATTTGCTGTCGAAATCGTAGAAGCCGACCTTGGGCTTCAGTTCGGTCACGCACAGCGCCTCATCGCCCAGCACCGCCACGGTAAGTTCGTGACCGGCGATGAAGGGTTCGGCCAGCAGTTCCTCGAATTCCTGCCACGGTCCTTTTGATTCCCGAGCGATCGGCTGGCCATAATTGCTCTCGTCGGTGACGATCGCCACGCCGACGGAGGACCCCTCGTTCACCGGCTTCAGCACATAGGGGCGCGGCAGGGGATCGCGCTCGTGCAGGGTCTCGCTCCTGACCATCACGCCCTTGGGCATCCGCACGCCGGCGGGCACCAGCAGCAGCTTGGTCAGCTCCTTGTCGATCGCGATGGCGGAGGTCGTGACGCCAGAGTGGGTGTAGGGGATGCCCATCAATTCAAGCATGCCCTGAACCGTGCCGTCCTCACCCGGATGGCCGTGCAGCGCATTGAACACGACGTCGGGCTTCAGCTGGTTCAGCCGCTCGGCGACGTCGCGGCCCATGTCGAGCTCGCTGATCCGACTCCAGCCCCGCTCCCGCAGGGCATTGGCGACACCCTTGCCGCTCATGAGCGACACTTCGCGCTCACTCGACCAGCCGCCCATCAACACGACGACGTGGAGGTCCCTATTCACTCAGCCACTCCCACGCGCTGGATTTCCCATTCGAGCTCGACACCGCTGTGGTCGCGAACGCGTGTCCGCACGTCCTCGCCCAGCTGCTCGATGTCGGCACTGGTCGCGCTACCGAGGTTGAGGAGGAAGTTGCAATGCTTTTCCGAGACCTGCGCTCCGCCACGCGTCAGGCCACGGCAACCAGCGGCGTCGATCACCTCCCATGCCTTGTGCGGCAGCGGGTTCTTGAAAGTCGAGCCGCCGGTGCGGCTGCGCAGCGGCTGGGACGCTTCGCGGCTGGCGGCGATCCGGTCCATCTCGGCCTGGATCGCTTCAGGCTCGCCGGGCGCTCCCTTGAAGGTGGCAGAGACAACGACCGCCTGCTCCGGCAGGTCGGAATGACGGTAGGTATAGCCAAGGTCGGCATTGGACAGCGTCACCCGCTCGCCTGAGCGAAGTACTACGTCCGCCTCGACCAGCACGTCCTTGACCTCGCGCCCATAGGCACCGCCATTCATCCGGACGAACCCGCCGACCGTTCCCGGGATGGAGCGAAGGAACTCGACCCCGCTGATCCCGGCATCCCGCGCGGTCGAGCTGACCAGGATTCCCGACGCGCCGCCGCCGCAGCGCAGGGTCACGTCATCGACCCGCTCGACCGTCGCGAATGGCTTGCCGAGCCGGACGACGACGCCGGGCACACCGCCATCGCGAACGATCAGGTTGGACCCCAGGCCGAGCGCCATCACCGGCACGTCGGACGGAAGATCGCGCAGGAAGGCCTGCAGGTCGGGCACATCCGCCGGCTCGAACAGCCACTCCGCCGGGCCGCCGGACTTGAACCAGACCAGCGGCGCCAGCGGAGCGGACGTCTTCAGCTTGCCGCGCACCTTGGGAAGCTCGGCGACGCTCATGCCTTGGTGGCCCTGGCCGCGCAGATCCCGTCGGCCAGCTTGGCGGCCCATTTGGTGATATCGCCGGCGCCCATGCAGATGACCATGTCGCCTTCGGCGGCGAGGTCGCGCAGCGCGTGGCACAGGTCGTCCAGATCAGCCACCGTGCGAACCATCCGGTGACCGCGGGCGCGAATGTCCTCGGCCAGGGCCGCCGCGTCCACGCCCTCGATCGGCTGCTCGCCCGCGGCATAGACCGGCGCGACCAGCACCACGTCGGCATCGTTGAAGGCGCCCGAAAATTCTTCCATCAGGTCGCGCAGCCGGGTGAAGCGGTGCGGCTGGACCACGGCGATCACCCGCCCCTGCGCGCTCTCCCTAGCGGCAGACAGGACGGCCCGGATTTCCACCGGATGATGGGCGTAGTCGTCGATGATGATCGCGCCATCCACCTCGCCGACGCGGGTGAAACGGCGCTTGACCCCACCGAACTGCGCGAAGCCCTTGCGGATCGCCTCGTCGCTCATCCCAAGCTCGATGCCTACCGCGATCGCCGCCAGCGCATTCTGCACATTGTGCCGGCCCGGCATCGGCAGGCGCACGCCCTCGATCACCCGCCGTCCGCCATCGCGCTCCAGGACATGGGCATCGAACCGCGAACCGCCGTCCGCCGGCACGACATTCTCCGCGCGCAAGTCGGCCAGCGCCGAGAAGCCATACGTCACCACCCGCCGGTCGCGAATGCGGCTGAGGATCGACTGAACCACCGGGTGATCGACGCACATCACCGCCAGGCCGTAGAAGGGCACGTTCTCGACGAACTCGACGAAACTGTCCTTCACCACGTCGAAGCTGCCGTAATGGTCGAGGTGTTCCGGATCGATGTTGGTCACCACCGCGATGGTGCCGTCCAGCCGAAGGAAGCTGCCGTCGCTCTCGTCCGCCTC
This window contains:
- the ftsZ gene encoding cell division protein FtsZ; this encodes MSIDFIRPAVDELRPRITVIGVGGAGGNAIANMIRRDVQGVDFLVANTDAQALNHSLADRRVQLGPKITQGLGAGSRPEIGRAAAEETLDELDRLLEGAHMCFIAAGMGGGTGTGAAPVIAKAARDRGILTVGVVTKPFAFEGARRARAAEAGINELQAHVDTLIVIPNQNLFRLANSDTTFKEAFEMADEVLQQGVRGITDLMVMPGLINLDFADVRAVMGEMGKAMMGTGEASGENRAIEAAEKAISNPLLDGVSMKGAKGVIVSIVGGEDMRLMEVDEAASHIKELVDADANIIWGSAFNNDLDGKIRVSVVATGIEAEEASKPTTTSTTTSSTAPTKVFSFPGAGRNASATAAAPAATPAPAAAPQASVEPLDLGADEDSDELLLDSDDILTSPVGAPPVPPPAAEVEEPARPKLQRDSGTLFERMSNIARGAGKIDEEPAPTIRREPLDIPRFLNRQNNQ
- the ftsA gene encoding cell division protein FtsA, whose amino-acid sequence is MAAPQTTPLIGALDIGSSKVSALICTSDADGRLRVLGTGQRESRGVKRGFITDMEASEVAVREAVEQAERMAGQSIDDVWASFGAGGLTSDLAMVEVSLGGHQVEQSDVEELLAAGRQAVDRQGQIVLHANPALYTLDDVQGVKHPVGLHAERMGVDINVIAANAGPLRNVDLTIRQAHLGVKAIVAAPVATGLAVLSQEERDLGVALVELGAETTNVSLHAGGMLVGLRSIPLGARDITDDIACAFGVSRRDAERMKCFHGSAMTSPRDNHEMIEARGQGGDEHAEPMRISRAQLMTVIRQRVEEITGEIEKSLKELGFTGPVGRQVVLTGGGAELKNIADYMQGVLGRAVRVGRPKQITGLPDAHSGPGFSTLVGLALIGHGGPNDIRDIALGQVGQRRKAASGGMFSRLIAAMKGDSA
- a CDS encoding cell division protein FtsQ/DivIB yields the protein MNAQTVRRGGNGARKGGRKPARQAAASARAKREIGKLAGWGIGLFVAALLVGVGFALDLPARIGRAAGEATGAAGFSVAGYQIVGIKRMDRRLVDEVVTGELHRAAELSEREDRPAQALVSASAIRDQLMQYGWVRDARVSRRLPDQLVIDIVERKPAAVWQNKGQLSLVDSEGVVLAPVPLDKMPDLPLIIGQGANAHSTELADLMKDVPTLKPQLASATWIGGRRWDLAFTSGETLALPEGAGDAATALKRFAKRDRTQGLLGRGFKRFDLRVPGKMIVRLPEPLPAPEKTPEQPS
- a CDS encoding D-alanine--D-alanine ligase — its product is MNRDLHVVVLMGGWSSEREVSLMSGKGVANALRERGWSRISELDMGRDVAERLNQLKPDVVFNALHGHPGEDGTVQGMLELMGIPYTHSGVTTSAIAIDKELTKLLLVPAGVRMPKGVMVRSETLHERDPLPRPYVLKPVNEGSSVGVAIVTDESNYGQPIARESKGPWQEFEELLAEPFIAGHELTVAVLGDEALCVTELKPKVGFYDFDSKYTDGLTEHVCPAQVPDEIAQSMLDMALTAHRALGCKGASRSDFRWDDAQGEAGVYVLEVNTQPGMTPLSLVPEQARQRGIDYGELVERLIAEALP
- the murB gene encoding UDP-N-acetylmuramate dehydrogenase, which encodes MSVAELPKVRGKLKTSAPLAPLVWFKSGGPAEWLFEPADVPDLQAFLRDLPSDVPVMALGLGSNLIVRDGGVPGVVVRLGKPFATVERVDDVTLRCGGGASGILVSSTARDAGISGVEFLRSIPGTVGGFVRMNGGAYGREVKDVLVEADVVLRSGERVTLSNADLGYTYRHSDLPEQAVVVSATFKGAPGEPEAIQAEMDRIAASREASQPLRSRTGGSTFKNPLPHKAWEVIDAAGCRGLTRGGAQVSEKHCNFLLNLGSATSADIEQLGEDVRTRVRDHSGVELEWEIQRVGVAE
- the murC gene encoding UDP-N-acetylmuramate--L-alanine ligase, coding for MKAFGTDIGTIHFVGIGGIGMSGIAEVMHQLGYTVQGSDVADSYVTEGLRKAGIKVMIGQSADNLGDATVVVTSTAIRPDNPEVQAAAERRLPRVKRAEMLAELMRMQQTIAVAGTHGKTTTTSMIAAMLDAGGIDPTVINGGIINSYGSNARLGKSEWMVVEADESDGSFLRLDGTIAVVTNIDPEHLDHYGSFDVVKDSFVEFVENVPFYGLAVMCVDHPVVQSILSRIRDRRVVTYGFSALADLRAENVVPADGGSRFDAHVLERDGGRRVIEGVRLPMPGRHNVQNALAAIAVGIELGMSDEAIRKGFAQFGGVKRRFTRVGEVDGAIIIDDYAHHPVEIRAVLSAARESAQGRVIAVVQPHRFTRLRDLMEEFSGAFNDADVVLVAPVYAAGEQPIEGVDAAALAEDIRARGHRMVRTVADLDDLCHALRDLAAEGDMVICMGAGDITKWAAKLADGICAARATKA